The genomic DNA GGCTGTGATGGCTGGGCGAGAGGCGCTGGACGTGCTCGCGAAGGCGGGCCGTGGCTGGCGGCTGAATCATGCGGCGATGCGGCTCGCTGAGGGCGGCGTGCCGGTGTTCCCGGGCGCGCCGGGCGGCAAGACACCGCTCACTCGCCACGGCCATTTGGATGCCACGACGGATCGGCGGCAGGTGCGGTCGTGGTGGCGTCTGCATCCGTGGGCGAACATCGGCATCCCGACCGGTGCCGCGTCGGGCCTGGTCGTGGTGGACGTCGACGTGCACGGCCCGGCCAACGGCATGAGGTCATTCATTCGTGCCTGCGACGCCGGCCTGGTCAAGGGGTGGGGTCTGCTGGTGAGCACCCCGACGGGTGGACAGCACGCCTACTTCCCGGCGATCCCGGGCGTGGAACAGCGGTCCTGGCAGGCTGGCAGCGCGGGTATCGACTTCCGCGGCGACGGCGGCTACATCATCGCCCCGCCCTCGATCCGCATTATCGACGGCATCGCCGGCCGCTACAAGGTCGGCGCCGGCGAATGCCTCGGAGAGCCGTTGCCCGTCGACTCGGACCGGCTGCGTGACTTCCTCGACCCCCGCCCCGCCCCAACTGTCCACCCGGCGTCTGCGCGGGACCGGGATGGCGCGGACGCGGACAGGTTGGCGGCGTGGCTGGGCCGGCAGGCGACCGACCGGAACTTGAAACTGTTCTGGGCGTCGTGCCGTCTCGCCGAAGGCGGCGTGCCCGTCGCCGATGCGGTAGACGCGATGGTGACCGCGGCGCAGTCGGACTTCGGCGAGCGGGAGATCACCCGCACCGTTCACAGTGCCTACCGAAGCGTCGGCGCGGGAGCCCGCCAGCGCGAGACCGCCGACGCGCCTGTCTCGTCTGCCGATGGGTTCGTTCGCTGTGATCGGGCAGCGCCAGAATCCGCGTCGCGGGGGTTGTCGTGACCGGGTGGCGGGGCCGCAGGTGGGCGGTCATCACCTCGGTCGTCGGGACCGTGTTCATCGCGGCCGGCGCGTTCTGGCTGTCCTTCACCGCGCTGGCTGACCTCGCCCGCCGAGCGGGCATCGGGGAGGGCCAAGCGTGGGCGTGGCCGTTGATCGTCGATGGCGTGATCGTCGTCTCCACGGTCGCCGTGGTCGCGCTCGCGGGCGAGCGGGCGGCTTGGTATCCGTGGACGCTGCTGATCGGTGGTGCTGCGGTGTCGGTGACCGCGAACGCGCTGCACGCGATCGTCGCCGCCGATGCCGACATACCGGCTGGGCTGGCGGCGGCGGTCGCGGCCGTCCCACCCGTGGTGCTGCTCGCCTCGACCCATCTGACTGTCGTCCTCATCCGCACCACCACCCAACCCACGATCGAAGCCGCCGAAGTGCGCGAGCCGGTCGCGCTCGAAGTCGCGCCGAACGAACTGCCTTCCGTGGCGTCGCCAATCCCCGAGCTGGCGCGCCTCGTTCCTACCGACGAGCCGGATCGTCGGGTGCGGGCGGCGGAGTTGCGGGAGTCGGGGTGGTCGAACAAGAAGATCGCCCGGACGCTCGATGTGCATCCCTCGACGGTGGGTCGCTGGTTCGCCGGCGCGCACCACCCCGATGAGCCCGAGCAGCCACGCTCAGCGGCGATCTTGGAGGGAGCGACACCATGAGCACCGACGACCTGATGCGCGAGCAGCCACCCCGCCGCATCGAACCCGAACAGGCAAAGAAGCCCGACACCGAAGCAGCCGAGGCGGCCGAGGTGGCGGGGACACCGGATGCGGTCAAGCAAGCGTCGGCCCGCCGCGACGCGGTGCGCCAGCGCATGGATCAGGTGCGCGGCCGGGGCGTGGAGTGGGTGCGCCCAACCGATCTGATCGTGCGTTCCAGCGGAACCCTGGCGGGGCGTGGGATCGAGTTCAACAGCGAACAGGGCCGCCGTGTCCGCTCGACGCTCGCCGCGGGGGCGCGGTCGTTGTCGGAGCGGGCGAAGCGGTTGCCGCCGTTGTCGGCGTTCGGTCGTCGCGGCCAGCACGTCGAGGGTCCGGCACGGTCCGGGGTCGGGATGAGGTAACGGGGTGGTGATGAGTCATGGACACCCAGCACGACGGGGTGACGGTTGCCCGGAGCGACCGGCGCACCTGCCTGCCAGGAGGTGCCTCGACCATGACCACGACGACAACGACGGCGACCGATCTTGCGGGTGAGGACTACACCAGCGGTGAGGGCCTGCGCGCCCTGCTGAACCGGCTTCACGACGCCGGCCCCGGAGCGTGGGAGCACGAC from Austwickia sp. includes the following:
- a CDS encoding bifunctional DNA primase/polymerase; protein product: MAGREALDVLAKAGRGWRLNHAAMRLAEGGVPVFPGAPGGKTPLTRHGHLDATTDRRQVRSWWRLHPWANIGIPTGAASGLVVVDVDVHGPANGMRSFIRACDAGLVKGWGLLVSTPTGGQHAYFPAIPGVEQRSWQAGSAGIDFRGDGGYIIAPPSIRIIDGIAGRYKVGAGECLGEPLPVDSDRLRDFLDPRPAPTVHPASARDRDGADADRLAAWLGRQATDRNLKLFWASCRLAEGGVPVADAVDAMVTAAQSDFGEREITRTVHSAYRSVGAGARQRETADAPVSSADGFVRCDRAAPESASRGLS
- a CDS encoding DUF2637 domain-containing protein produces the protein MTGWRGRRWAVITSVVGTVFIAAGAFWLSFTALADLARRAGIGEGQAWAWPLIVDGVIVVSTVAVVALAGERAAWYPWTLLIGGAAVSVTANALHAIVAADADIPAGLAAAVAAVPPVVLLASTHLTVVLIRTTTQPTIEAAEVREPVALEVAPNELPSVASPIPELARLVPTDEPDRRVRAAELRESGWSNKKIARTLDVHPSTVGRWFAGAHHPDEPEQPRSAAILEGATP